One Littorina saxatilis isolate snail1 linkage group LG12, US_GU_Lsax_2.0, whole genome shotgun sequence genomic region harbors:
- the LOC138981626 gene encoding micronuclear linker histone polyprotein-like, protein MPVSKRVSSQASASSVTVSTRVVESYSSMTSLKTVSHKRTSSGKMLESWLSPTLSLTSPQTWVSGSLVKFPSPPKSPPKMRVTRRSSVYVKKLGPGKSKSLASPKGIEFKVPIGLVTASNKAATSRRSSVYKKANKESSASRRSSVYSRGGTKASISAAEEETKPISPGGKKSRASPPKGNKSRASSPKGKKSPALSSSGKKAKSPASMTSIRKRVISEVEKEESPGKPAAKRRRQAVSDVSLSVSPKKASKSSPKKAKKQASKSRAKQSQASAKGVDKIPSSPKAVRKPAKKAVRSAKKTPKTRAGRSRQSKSSVHQGKAKRTEKMEEKDEDEEDADDEIVFTPPASASKTQSRRGTKRKATGGTPKDTPKRKSTTPKSSVKSRRKSPVKSTTSPKKRRSQKEEKEEELAEGSTSIPSTPKTRPTPSKRKPKTPKSKKSTPAKRNVKTPKSETKSVNKKSSSKMSASSSRQSKQATDAQINKKETSAANEEEKAITPKSDVQARRKSQGKSRSSVKKSSSVSKSVQKSARKSTPKSAKKSVERSRSSNKTSKSVSRSVQKSDRKASSEMSISFDVQDGSYLEASSAKQKKASSSVRSPLSLKKGASPAVKVVRSAEDERILEILRDAVKSTPKARRPSTPMSVKISKKSAAATPKHLQSAKKSATPKSQKAAKAIATPLSASMSQRSSVTKLASSKRTPRVLVTETSTPKSSMKSGTARKRLVSPLNNVRESIESRASGTVFSRDLQRLSGAGEHQFGRSSLGLQSLDRQSHILSSRAQSYLPNQSYQEEKAFAQYVERSAGGETERYGTTAMEHRIGDETYRSGSYRIQRERAAEREREVEEGQWEEGDGNNSALPAPEDLNNTFSTSVYSNRCAIL, encoded by the exons ATGCCAGTGAGCAAAAGGGTATCTTCACAGGCTTCGGCCTCATCTGTGACGGTTAGCACTCGAGTTGTGGAGTCCTACAGCTCTATGACCAGTCTCAAAACGGTGTCACACAAAAG GACTTCAAGTGGCAAGATGCTGGAATCATGGTTATCTCCAACTTTGTCGCTGACCAGTCCACAGACCTGGGTGTCTGGATCTTTGGTCAAGTTCCCGTCACCTCCCAAGTCACCTCCCAAGATGCGTGTGACTCGCAG GTCATCCGTCTATGTGAAGAAGCTTGGCCCTGGGAAGTCCAAGTCCCTTGCATCTCCAAAAGGCATCGAATTCAAGGTTCCAATCGGGCTGGTCACTGCCTCCAACAAAGCTGCCACGTCCAGACGTTCTTCAGTCTACAAGAAGGCCAACAAAGAGTCCTCGGCCAGTAGGCGTTCTTCTGTCTACAGTCGTGGTGGCACTAAAGCATCAATCTCTGCTGCTGAGGAAGAAACCAAGCCTATTTCGCCTGGAGGTAAAAAGTCTAGAGCTTCACCTCCTAAAGGTAACAAGTCCAGAGCTTCCTCCCCTAAAGGTAAAAAGTCCCCTGCATTGTCCTCCTCTGGAAAAAAGGCCAAATCACCCGCTAGTATGACAAGCATTCGGAAGAGGGTTATATCTGAGGTGGAAAAAGAGGAATCACCGGGCAAGCCAGCTGCAAAACGGAGAAGACAGGCAGTTAGCGATGTAAGTTTGAGCGTGTCGCCTAAAAAGGCTAGCAAATCTTCACCTAAAAAAGCTAAAAAGCAGGCATCAAAAAGCCGGGCAAAGCAGTCGCAAGCATCTGCGAAGGGAGTCGATAAGATTCCATCCTCGCCAAAAGCGGTTAGGAAACCAGCCAAGAAAGCAGTCCGTTCTGCAAAGAAAACGCCCAAAACACGAGCTGGCAGATCACGTCAGTCCAAGAGTTCTGTTCATCAAGGGAAGGCCAAACGCACTGAGAAGATggaagaaaaggatgaagatgaagaagatgCTGATGATGAGATTGTTTTCACCCCACCGGCAAGCGCCTCCAAAACACAATCAAGGCGTGGAACAAAGAGGAAAGCAACAGGGGGTACCCCAAAAGATACGCCTAAACGGAAATCTACAACTCCCAAATCTTCTGTTAAATCAAGGAGAAAATCACCGGTAAAATCCACAACAAGCCCGAAGAAACGGAGGTCGCAGAAAGAGGAAAAGGAGGAAGAATTGGCAGAAGGAAGCACAAGTATACCTTCTACTCCAAAGACGAGACCAACCCCATCCAAGAGAAAACCCAAGACTCCAAAGTCGAAAAAATCAACTCCTGCCAAGAGAAATGTGAAAACACCAAAATCTGAAACAAAGTCGGTCAACAAAAAATCTAGCTCCAAGATGTCAGCCTCTAGCTCAAGACAGAGCAAGCAAGCAACAGatgcacaaataaacaaaaaagaaacttcAGCTGCCAATGAAGAAGAGAAAGCAATCACACCAAAGTCAGATGTTCAAGCAAGAAGAAAGTCTCAGGGAAAGTCCAGATCCTCAGTAAAGAAATCATCATCTGTGTCCAAATCTGTACAAAAGTCTGCCAGGAAATCAACCCCGAAATCTGCTAAGAAGTCTGTTGAAAGATCTAGATCAAgcaataaaacatcaaaatctgTGAGCAGATCTGTTCAGAAATCAGATAGGAAAGCGTCCAGTGAAATGTCCATCAGTTTTGATGTACAGGATGGGTCTTACCTTGAAGCGTCATCAGCAAAGCAGAAGAAAGCATCCTCATCAGTTCGTTCTCCTTTGTCACTAAAGAAAGGAGCGTCCCCTGCAGTCAAAGTCGTCAGGAGCGCAGAAGATGAAAGAATTTTGGAAATACTTAGAGATGCTGTTAAGTCTACTCCAAAAGCTAGGAGACCATCGACGCCCATGTCTGTGAAAATCTCCAAAAAGTCAGCTGCAGCGACCCCAAAGCACTTGCAAAGTGCAAAGAAATCTGCCACCCCAAAGAGCCAAAAGGCTGCAAAAGCAATTGCCACGCCTCTGAGCGCAAGCATGTCTCAGAGGTCTTCAGTGACCAAGCTAGCATCATCCAAGAGAACCCCAAGGGTTTTAGTGACAGAAACATCGACTCCAAAGTCATCCATGAAGAGTGGGACAGCCAGAAAGCGCCTCGTCTCGCCACTAAACAACGTCAGAGAATCCATTGAGTCCCGGGCCTCTGGCACGGTCTTCTCCAGGGACCTCCAGAGACTGTCCGGAGCAGGAGAACACCAGTTTGGTAGATCCAGCCTTGGCCTTCAGTCTCTGGATAGACAGTCTCATATCCTCTCATCCAGAGCTCAATCATACCTGCCCAACCAGTCATACCAGGAGGAGAAAGCCTTTGCCCAGTACGTTGAACGCAGCGCTGGGGGAGAAACAGAGCGGTACGGGACCACGGCTATGGAACACAGGATTGGAGACGAGACTTACCGCTCAGGAAGCTATCGTATACAGAGGGAGAGGGCAgctgagagggagagggaggtcGAGGAAGGACAGTGGGAGGAGGGGGATGGAAACAACAGCGCTCTTCCGGCACCAGAAGATCTGAACAACACATTTAGTACCTCAGTCTACTCCAACCGCTGTGCCATTCTGTAA